One Anabaena sphaerica FACHB-251 DNA window includes the following coding sequences:
- a CDS encoding endo-1,4-beta-xylanase, with the protein MTKKILLNRRQILQLGLGSLAGIGTLALGRAKSWSKQISSLDNPNRKFTVIGTASLKERAADKGLFYGSAARNNPLSSDQTFIANFIQECGILVPEWDQKWTSLRPNISTFDFTYADRLAKFAKSHDMLLRGHTLVWHQNLPAWFQEEVNGSNVEQILQQHINTVVGRYAGKIHSWDVVNEAINVKDGRSDGLRQTPWLQLMGPDYLDFAFRAAAAADPKALLVYNEYGLDYDSRDDKAKRSAVLKLLEGLKSKGTPIHALGIQGHLNGAGNFLFNPRKFRSFLRDVASLGLKIIITELDVLDKDLPKNISKRDRIVAAAYEDYLSAALQEKAVIGVLTWGLSDRYTWLAEDNSSGERLSLPFSLRPLPLDVNGNRKLVWNAIARAFDQAPMRLPHSS; encoded by the coding sequence ATGACAAAAAAAATACTACTCAACCGAAGACAAATTTTACAATTAGGGCTAGGAAGTTTAGCTGGAATAGGAACTTTAGCATTAGGTCGAGCTAAATCTTGGAGCAAACAAATCAGCTCCCTGGATAATCCAAATAGAAAGTTTACAGTTATTGGTACAGCTTCATTAAAAGAACGCGCCGCAGATAAAGGTTTATTTTATGGATCAGCAGCTAGAAATAATCCTCTATCGTCTGATCAAACGTTTATAGCTAATTTTATTCAAGAGTGTGGCATATTAGTCCCGGAATGGGACCAAAAATGGACAAGTTTGCGCCCCAATATATCCACATTTGACTTTACTTATGCTGATCGTTTAGCTAAGTTTGCAAAATCTCACGATATGTTGTTACGAGGCCATACTTTAGTTTGGCACCAAAACTTACCAGCATGGTTTCAGGAAGAGGTCAATGGCAGCAATGTTGAACAAATTTTGCAGCAACATATTAATACAGTAGTTGGACGTTATGCTGGAAAAATACACTCCTGGGATGTAGTTAACGAGGCAATTAATGTTAAGGATGGACGTTCTGACGGTTTGCGTCAAACCCCCTGGTTGCAACTTATGGGTCCTGATTATCTGGATTTCGCTTTTCGGGCAGCAGCAGCAGCCGATCCAAAAGCTTTGTTGGTATATAATGAATATGGTTTAGATTACGATTCTAGGGATGACAAAGCCAAGAGAAGTGCTGTTTTGAAACTATTAGAAGGTTTAAAATCAAAAGGTACGCCCATACACGCTCTGGGTATACAAGGTCACTTAAATGGTGCTGGTAACTTCTTATTCAACCCCCGAAAATTCAGGTCTTTTCTGCGTGATGTAGCATCACTTGGTCTCAAAATAATAATCACAGAATTAGATGTATTAGATAAAGACTTACCTAAAAATATCAGTAAGCGTGATCGCATCGTAGCGGCAGCCTATGAAGATTATCTCTCAGCTGCATTGCAGGAAAAAGCAGTAATTGGCGTTCTCACTTGGGGACTGAGCGATCGCTATACTTGGCTGGCAGAGGACAACTCCTCTGGAGAACGTCTCTCATTACCATTCTCATTAAGACCCCTGCCTTTAGATGTTAACGGCAACCGCAAATTGGTCTGGAATGCGATCGCACGGGCTTTTGACCAAGCACCCATGCGTTTACCCCATTCCTCTTGA
- a CDS encoding YcjF family protein has product MKPSQARRLKIVKLHKPILVGGLGLSFSLWMLDSWHDSIVQVGEFALLSALAVGGGFWLLQKNRPQWGEQLDNIVVDRASVESAINKTEVVINQLAQEAVNHPNLTTLREQLAKLTLELDRREIQVAVTGGKSVGKSTVIQILKNVETLSTTSLQYTETAPLFAGLSENSDAVALSELQKFDFVLFLTNGDLTDSEFQVLQQLKAEKQSTLLVFNKQDQYQLDERGTILQSLKQRISGNVVATSASPLPVKVRKHEPDGTVQEWMEQPKPDVQQLTQQLEEVLAQQGQQLVCTTTMRKVLLLKAEAKNCLNSIRRDRSTPIIEQNQWIAAAAAFANPIPALDILATAAINAQMVMDLGNIYQQKISLEQAQQVAGTMGSLMLKLGLVELSTRAVTGILKTNAVTFVAGGMVEGVSAAYLTRLAGLSLVEYFEQQEIALETGNGLNLEKLRQVLQTVFQQNQKLAVLEAFVKQGVKRLLPEAKPVGVVG; this is encoded by the coding sequence ATGAAGCCATCACAAGCGCGGAGACTGAAAATTGTGAAGTTACATAAACCAATATTGGTGGGAGGACTAGGTTTGTCCTTCTCCCTGTGGATGTTAGACAGCTGGCATGATTCAATAGTACAGGTAGGAGAGTTTGCCCTGTTGAGTGCTTTAGCTGTTGGTGGGGGTTTCTGGTTATTGCAGAAAAATCGCCCCCAATGGGGTGAACAGCTAGATAATATAGTTGTAGATAGGGCATCTGTAGAAAGTGCAATAAATAAAACTGAGGTTGTCATTAACCAACTGGCACAAGAAGCAGTCAACCATCCAAACTTAACAACCCTACGAGAACAACTTGCTAAGTTAACCTTAGAGTTAGATAGACGAGAAATTCAAGTTGCTGTTACTGGTGGAAAATCGGTAGGTAAAAGTACGGTTATTCAAATTCTCAAGAATGTAGAAACTTTATCTACAACGTCTCTACAATATACAGAAACAGCACCTTTATTTGCAGGACTGAGTGAAAATTCTGATGCAGTCGCATTATCAGAACTGCAAAAATTTGATTTTGTCTTATTTCTTACCAATGGAGATTTGACAGATTCAGAATTTCAAGTTTTGCAACAACTAAAAGCAGAAAAACAATCAACATTGCTGGTTTTCAACAAACAAGACCAGTATCAACTAGATGAACGTGGGACAATTTTACAATCTTTAAAACAGCGAATCTCAGGTAATGTAGTCGCAACTTCAGCTTCTCCCTTACCGGTGAAAGTGAGAAAACATGAACCTGATGGTACTGTGCAAGAATGGATGGAACAACCAAAACCAGATGTTCAACAGTTGACACAGCAGTTAGAAGAAGTTTTAGCACAGCAAGGACAGCAGCTAGTTTGTACAACAACGATGCGAAAAGTGCTGTTACTCAAAGCTGAAGCGAAAAATTGTTTAAATAGCATCAGGCGCGATCGCTCTACACCCATCATAGAACAAAATCAGTGGATAGCTGCTGCTGCTGCTTTTGCTAACCCAATTCCCGCTTTGGATATTTTAGCAACTGCGGCCATTAATGCCCAAATGGTAATGGATTTAGGTAATATTTATCAACAAAAAATTTCCTTAGAACAGGCACAACAAGTAGCCGGAACAATGGGAAGCTTAATGTTGAAATTAGGTTTAGTAGAATTATCTACACGGGCTGTTACTGGTATTCTCAAAACTAACGCTGTCACCTTCGTTGCTGGGGGAATGGTGGAAGGAGTGAGTGCTGCTTATTTAACCAGACTTGCTGGTTTAAGTTTAGTTGAGTATTTTGAACAGCAAGAAATAGCATTAGAAACAGGAAATGGTTTGAACCTGGAAAAATTACGCCAAGTTCTACAAACAGTATTCCAGCAAAATCAAAAATTGGCTGTTTTGGAAGCTTTTGTTAAGCAAGGTGTGAAACGGTTGTTACCGGAAGCAAAACCAGTTGGAGTTGTTGGATAG
- a CDS encoding DUF29 family protein: MTQELIDLRNSIVEGRYTDALAIVDELEGMSKKAILRQIKSFLKILLIHLIKNQIEQRLTNSWAASIRYAILEIQDVNLKDNKKFYYVNQDEWQIYLEDEMTPAIADASLEVLNGKLKRKEISQMLNKPQLILNVSELLTMTYNYTNRELPDVIDDYLTQLPGGEDWSNS; the protein is encoded by the coding sequence ATGACACAGGAATTAATCGACCTCAGAAATAGCATTGTAGAAGGACGTTATACAGATGCTTTGGCAATTGTGGATGAACTAGAGGGAATGAGTAAAAAGGCTATTTTGCGACAGATTAAATCTTTTTTAAAGATTCTGCTCATACATTTAATTAAGAATCAAATAGAACAGCGATTAACAAATTCTTGGGCTGCTTCTATTCGTTATGCAATTTTAGAGATTCAAGATGTGAATCTCAAAGATAATAAAAAATTTTATTACGTCAATCAAGATGAATGGCAAATTTACCTAGAAGATGAAATGACACCAGCAATAGCAGATGCAAGTTTAGAGGTTTTGAATGGTAAATTAAAACGAAAAGAAATTTCGCAGATGTTAAATAAACCCCAATTAATATTAAATGTATCTGAATTATTAACGATGACCTATAACTATACAAATAGAGAATTGCCAGATGTTATAGATGATTATCTTACTCAATTACCAGGGGGTGAAGATTGGAGTAATAGCTAG
- a CDS encoding WecB/TagA/CpsF family glycosyltransferase: MNQTSYNFLGIHAQALTITELNSLIGTAVKQDEKWIIANHNLHSLYLYHHQPKMQDFYAKADYTHIDGMALVLLGQRLGLPLQREHRVTYADWVWPLMADASQQGWRIFYLGSKPGVAETGATILRNKFPGLEIMTTHGYINPSADSQENQEVLAKIKAYQPHILMVGMGMPRQENWILDNLEQICANVILPSGACIDYVAGAIPTPPRWMGRLGFEWLYRLLSEPKRLWKRYLLEPWFILKLFLQEMLIKQFKTN; encoded by the coding sequence ATGAATCAAACATCATACAATTTTTTAGGCATTCACGCCCAGGCGTTGACTATTACCGAACTTAATTCGCTCATCGGGACAGCGGTCAAACAGGATGAAAAGTGGATAATTGCCAATCATAATTTACACAGTCTATATCTATATCATCACCAGCCCAAAATGCAGGACTTTTATGCCAAAGCAGATTACACACATATAGATGGTATGGCCTTGGTACTACTAGGGCAGCGTCTTGGACTGCCTTTACAACGTGAACACAGAGTTACCTATGCAGACTGGGTATGGCCTCTCATGGCAGATGCCAGCCAACAAGGATGGCGGATTTTTTATTTAGGATCGAAACCAGGAGTAGCTGAAACAGGAGCTACTATCCTCCGAAATAAGTTTCCTGGTTTAGAAATAATGACCACTCATGGCTACATCAATCCTAGTGCAGATAGCCAAGAAAACCAGGAAGTTTTAGCAAAAATTAAGGCTTATCAACCACACATATTGATGGTAGGTATGGGTATGCCCCGGCAGGAAAACTGGATTCTCGATAACCTAGAACAGATTTGTGCCAACGTTATTCTTCCTAGCGGTGCTTGTATAGACTACGTAGCCGGTGCAATACCTACTCCTCCCCGTTGGATGGGGCGGTTGGGATTTGAGTGGCTATACCGCTTGTTGAGTGAACCGAAAAGGCTGTGGAAACGCTATCTACTCGAACCTTGGTTTATCCTCAAACTATTCTTACAGGAAATGTTGATTAAGCAGTTTAAAACTAATTAA
- a CDS encoding DNA cytosine methyltransferase, translating into MNDTISIFSFFSGSGFLDLGFETTGYKIAYVNEIFPPFMSAYRYSRELLKLPSPEYGYHQGEDADVSKLIAGTPAQRLNELVKDSRKSNNIIGFIGGPPCPDFSIGGKNKGHLGDNGKLSASYIELICQNLPDFFLFENVKGLWRTKKHRLFYESLKIKLQQIGYILTERLINSIEYGVPQDRDRIILIGFRNNFLKDIGIKDEFTFPWEKYIKHPQNKVFAYPWNKCETFKEDSIILCPDNIPQELTVEYWFRKNDVLNHPNAKHYFQPRSGIIKFATIDEGDDSKKSFKRLHRWRYSPTACYGNNEVHLHPYKIRRISVAEALAIQSLPANFSLPENMTLTHMFKTVGNGVPYLAAKALAQIILDFFDTNKRLTKD; encoded by the coding sequence ATGAATGACACTATTTCCATCTTCTCCTTCTTCTCCGGTTCAGGTTTTCTTGACTTAGGCTTTGAAACCACAGGCTATAAAATCGCTTACGTTAACGAAATCTTCCCCCCATTCATGTCCGCATATCGCTATTCACGGGAACTTCTCAAACTCCCATCTCCTGAATATGGATATCATCAAGGAGAAGACGCAGACGTAAGCAAATTAATAGCAGGGACACCAGCACAACGACTAAATGAATTAGTCAAAGATTCCCGTAAATCAAATAATATAATTGGCTTTATTGGTGGTCCACCTTGTCCTGATTTTTCTATCGGTGGCAAAAACAAAGGACATTTAGGCGATAATGGTAAATTATCAGCTTCTTATATTGAATTGATTTGTCAAAACTTACCTGATTTCTTTTTATTTGAAAATGTGAAGGGTTTATGGAGAACTAAAAAACATCGTTTATTTTATGAATCTTTAAAAATTAAACTACAACAAATAGGTTATATTTTAACGGAACGGTTAATTAATTCTATTGAATATGGTGTACCTCAAGATAGAGATAGAATTATTTTAATTGGCTTTAGAAATAATTTCCTCAAAGATATAGGAATAAAAGATGAATTTACCTTTCCTTGGGAAAAATATATTAAACATCCTCAAAATAAAGTATTTGCTTATCCTTGGAATAAATGCGAAACATTTAAAGAAGATTCTATAATTCTTTGTCCTGATAACATTCCTCAAGAATTAACTGTTGAATATTGGTTTAGAAAAAATGATGTGCTAAACCATCCCAACGCAAAACATTATTTTCAACCCAGATCAGGTATCATTAAATTTGCTACTATTGATGAAGGAGATGATTCCAAAAAATCATTTAAACGTCTTCACAGATGGCGTTATTCTCCTACCGCTTGTTATGGAAATAACGAAGTACATTTACATCCCTACAAAATTCGACGTATTTCTGTCGCAGAAGCTTTAGCTATTCAATCTTTACCCGCTAATTTTTCACTTCCAGAAAATATGACACTTACGCATATGTTTAAAACGGTGGGTAATGGTGTTCCCTACTTAGCCGCAAAAGCATTAGCTCAAATTATACTCGATTTTTTTGATACCAACAAAAGACTAACAAAAGACTAG
- a CDS encoding glycosyltransferase family 2 protein, producing the protein MNRSNLAIIMTCHNRKEITLACLQELYQQNVKVDVYLVDDGSSDGTSNSVRDSYPEVNILQGNGNLFWGGGMRLAFGEALKQEYEFYIWLNDDTMLTPDAINKLLQIHNHLAQQGHRDTIIVGSTQDPITGSATYGGAVRSKHWYSNKFEFVAPGEEPQQCDTMYGNCVLIPNSVAQKVGNLDPAFIHTFGDLDYGLRAKKLGCTVWTAPGYIGSCSKNSVRDSWADTKLPIHKRLQKVTQIKGFPVRAWTIFTRRHSGPFWYLYWFLPYIRAIIGYKNLQVSATFAED; encoded by the coding sequence ATGAATAGGTCCAATTTAGCCATAATTATGACTTGCCATAACAGAAAAGAAATAACATTAGCTTGTCTGCAAGAACTGTACCAACAAAATGTGAAAGTTGACGTTTATCTAGTAGATGATGGCAGTTCTGATGGCACATCAAATAGTGTCCGAGATTCATATCCTGAAGTCAATATACTGCAAGGAAATGGCAACCTTTTTTGGGGGGGAGGAATGCGATTGGCATTTGGGGAGGCACTTAAACAGGAATACGAATTTTACATATGGTTGAATGACGATACAATGCTCACTCCTGATGCCATTAATAAATTACTGCAAATTCACAATCATCTAGCACAGCAGGGTCATAGGGATACGATCATTGTCGGCTCCACACAAGATCCAATTACAGGATCAGCAACCTATGGTGGTGCAGTGCGCTCAAAGCATTGGTATTCAAACAAATTCGAGTTTGTTGCACCAGGTGAAGAACCACAGCAGTGCGACACAATGTATGGTAATTGCGTACTTATTCCCAATTCAGTCGCTCAAAAAGTCGGTAATTTAGACCCTGCCTTCATTCATACTTTCGGTGATCTTGACTACGGACTCAGGGCAAAAAAATTGGGCTGCACTGTCTGGACGGCACCTGGATATATAGGTAGTTGTTCCAAGAATTCAGTCCGCGACAGTTGGGCAGATACCAAACTTCCCATCCATAAACGTCTGCAAAAAGTAACTCAAATCAAAGGGTTTCCAGTGCGTGCATGGACTATATTTACCCGCAGACATTCAGGCCCTTTTTGGTATCTTTATTGGTTTCTACCGTATATCAGAGCAATCATTGGCTACAAAAATTTACAAGTCTCAGCCACCTTTGCCGAGGATTAA
- a CDS encoding glycosyltransferase family 4 protein — protein sequence MNMRLLIVSTLDSDQPFGAFTRPFYLGQYLAKHFDLCQMGLNCARVDYAKSVSVGSRSLLAYVRAVQKYITEFSPDIIYAQETLPGLAALIAVTLSRYKKCHLVFDFHTLSAFEYWTRLSSTTNKFQEFKQFIKTYIAQGILLFANCSVIAASAGTVQMIPQWYPTRSSKIYSVGNGVSEDLLQAPFVSTPDPYQHLRPAKIAVVIAPKTYQFPSNDMSVDMTIEVARHLQDEMQEIHFVVIGRNAEDLKSSLPANITFIGFLQSRSDFIAHLAHADICLLPFPETAVAGGARNKALDFLALKKLVISTPEGMRGLEEFRHQEHLIVTGYAVEEFAHTVQEASANLPKYQPLADTAYLLIQNQYSWQSMADQVADIFNNQVHKKI from the coding sequence TTGAATATGCGGTTACTAATTGTCTCTACTCTCGATTCTGACCAACCATTTGGAGCATTCACTAGACCTTTTTATCTCGGACAGTATCTAGCTAAACACTTTGATTTATGTCAGATGGGATTAAATTGTGCCAGGGTTGATTACGCAAAATCTGTGTCTGTCGGTTCTAGAAGTTTATTGGCTTATGTACGGGCAGTACAAAAATACATCACTGAATTTAGTCCAGATATTATCTACGCCCAAGAGACATTACCAGGATTAGCAGCTTTAATTGCTGTCACCCTGAGCAGATACAAAAAATGCCATTTGGTGTTTGATTTTCATACTCTTTCTGCTTTTGAATACTGGACTCGCCTTTCTTCTACTACTAATAAATTTCAAGAATTTAAGCAATTTATTAAAACCTACATTGCTCAAGGAATACTGTTATTCGCAAATTGTTCTGTCATTGCCGCGAGTGCTGGAACTGTGCAAATGATTCCGCAATGGTATCCCACTAGATCAAGCAAGATTTATAGTGTGGGAAATGGAGTTTCTGAAGATTTATTGCAAGCTCCATTTGTTTCTACCCCAGATCCCTATCAGCATTTGCGTCCTGCAAAAATTGCCGTTGTAATTGCTCCCAAAACATATCAATTTCCTAGTAATGATATGTCAGTTGATATGACAATAGAAGTTGCTAGACATCTGCAAGATGAGATGCAAGAGATTCATTTTGTTGTCATTGGCAGAAATGCAGAAGATTTAAAATCATCTTTACCTGCAAATATTACTTTTATTGGCTTTTTGCAAAGTCGCAGCGATTTTATTGCTCATTTAGCTCACGCCGATATTTGCTTATTGCCATTTCCTGAAACTGCGGTTGCTGGTGGTGCGCGTAATAAAGCACTAGATTTTTTAGCACTAAAAAAATTAGTTATATCAACACCCGAAGGGATGAGAGGTTTAGAAGAATTTCGCCACCAGGAACATCTTATAGTTACGGGTTACGCTGTGGAAGAATTCGCTCACACTGTCCAAGAAGCATCTGCAAATTTACCAAAATATCAGCCTCTAGCAGATACAGCTTATTTATTAATTCAAAATCAGTATTCTTGGCAGTCAATGGCTGATCAGGTAGCTGATATATTCAACAATCAAGTACATAAGAAAATTTGA
- the lpxD gene encoding UDP-3-O-(3-hydroxymyristoyl)glucosamine N-acyltransferase — MLLSKIIHHFSDLVNDHSLTSNPELNPEITGVAAIDEATNGTISYVEGGKFASFINSTDASALILPLNEKLHQQATERGIAWLATPEPRLLFAQAIALFYQPYQPTPEIHPTAVIHPTAKIGNDVYMGAHVVISQGAEIGHGVIVHPNVVIYPDATIGDRTILHANCSIHERTQIGADCVIHSGAVIGAEGFGFVPTRTGWLKMEQSGYTVLEDGVEIGCNSAVDRPAVGETRIGKNTKIDNLVQIGHGCQIGAGCAIAGQAGMAGGVKLGNRVILAGQSGIANQVKIGDGAIASAQAGIHSDIAPGEIVSGSPALPHKLYLKVSAVYSRLPDIYQSLKQLQRQLGKKSD, encoded by the coding sequence ATGCTATTAAGTAAAATTATTCATCATTTCAGTGATTTAGTTAACGATCACAGTCTCACCTCTAACCCAGAACTAAACCCAGAAATTACCGGAGTTGCAGCTATAGATGAAGCTACAAACGGTACTATCAGCTATGTAGAAGGAGGAAAATTTGCCTCTTTCATCAATTCTACAGACGCTAGTGCTTTAATTTTACCCCTAAATGAAAAATTGCATCAGCAAGCCACAGAAAGGGGTATAGCCTGGTTAGCAACCCCAGAACCACGCTTATTATTTGCTCAAGCGATCGCTCTTTTTTACCAACCATATCAACCAACCCCAGAAATTCATCCCACCGCAGTTATTCACCCCACCGCCAAAATCGGTAATGATGTTTATATGGGCGCTCATGTTGTCATTTCTCAAGGTGCTGAAATTGGTCATGGTGTAATTGTTCATCCCAATGTCGTTATTTATCCAGATGCAACAATAGGCGATCGCACCATCTTACACGCTAACTGTAGCATCCATGAACGTACCCAAATCGGTGCAGATTGCGTAATTCATAGCGGTGCTGTCATCGGTGCAGAAGGTTTTGGGTTTGTACCTACCCGGACAGGTTGGCTAAAAATGGAACAGTCTGGTTATACCGTCTTAGAAGACGGCGTAGAAATAGGTTGTAACAGTGCAGTAGACCGTCCCGCAGTAGGAGAAACCCGCATTGGCAAAAATACGAAAATAGACAACTTAGTGCAGATAGGACATGGGTGTCAAATTGGTGCAGGTTGTGCTATCGCTGGACAAGCGGGAATGGCCGGAGGTGTGAAATTAGGAAACCGAGTCATTTTAGCCGGACAAAGCGGAATAGCGAATCAGGTCAAAATCGGAGATGGTGCGATCGCATCTGCTCAAGCAGGTATTCACAGTGATATTGCACCCGGAGAAATAGTTTCTGGCTCTCCAGCTTTACCACATAAATTATACCTGAAAGTATCTGCTGTTTATAGCCGTCTACCAGATATATATCAATCGCTCAAACAATTGCAACGTCAACTAGGGAAAAAGTCGGATTAA
- a CDS encoding O-antigen ligase family protein: MINKVLQNLFRGLEVSIGVLLLLFADNLNIPSNVGTALNALTYPIVLILVISQSKRIIYILSKDVSLVFLVMLALLSNIWSQSIDITSLQSRALLRNTLFATYLAARYSPVEMIRLLSSSMSISIIMSITLGIAMPSIGTEIVNGLLTWRGIYSFKQFLGRVMAISSVVFLIRSLDKKYNRLFSCLGLSSSIMLILLSQSRTSLILLITAIFLLPVYKILTQSTKIRIILFIIFGIACISVMAIILPNLEFIVVDLLGKDMEFNGRTPIWTLTIEKGLERPFFGYGYAGFWKSDDALYVLNNTWGGSIMAKTGAFHAHNGLLDIFMQLGFVGLGLFIINLISLCYRVIKIIIATKTLESFWMLQIIVIKMILNQVEVITILSPNNIFWILYVYIAFSSAVWYRRLCHNQPAI; the protein is encoded by the coding sequence TTGATTAATAAGGTTTTACAGAATTTATTCAGAGGCTTAGAGGTAAGTATAGGTGTCTTATTACTTTTGTTTGCTGATAATCTCAACATACCTAGCAATGTAGGAACCGCCTTAAATGCACTCACTTATCCAATTGTTTTAATTTTGGTTATTAGTCAAAGCAAGCGTATTATTTATATTTTGAGCAAAGATGTATCTTTGGTGTTTTTAGTCATGCTTGCTTTGTTATCAAATATATGGTCTCAATCCATTGATATCACCTCTCTTCAGAGTAGAGCTTTATTACGTAACACTTTATTTGCTACTTACTTAGCCGCCCGCTACTCACCTGTAGAAATGATTCGCTTGCTGTCTTCGAGCATGAGTATATCAATAATTATGAGTATAACTCTGGGGATAGCTATGCCATCTATTGGTACTGAGATTGTTAATGGTCTTCTTACTTGGAGGGGCATTTATTCATTCAAGCAATTTCTAGGTCGAGTTATGGCAATATCATCAGTGGTTTTTTTGATTAGAAGCTTGGACAAAAAATATAATCGGTTGTTTTCATGCCTGGGACTTAGCTCTAGTATAATGCTAATTTTATTATCTCAAAGCAGAACATCTTTAATACTATTAATAACCGCTATATTCCTATTGCCTGTATACAAAATACTCACCCAATCCACCAAAATACGGATAATTCTTTTTATTATTTTTGGCATAGCTTGCATTAGTGTGATGGCTATAATTTTACCTAATCTTGAATTTATAGTAGTAGATTTATTAGGTAAAGATATGGAATTTAATGGGCGAACTCCAATATGGACTTTAACTATAGAAAAAGGTTTAGAGCGGCCTTTTTTTGGATATGGTTATGCTGGATTTTGGAAATCAGATGATGCTCTTTACGTACTCAATAACACTTGGGGTGGAAGTATTATGGCTAAAACAGGAGCCTTTCATGCTCACAATGGTCTTTTAGATATATTTATGCAATTAGGTTTTGTAGGACTAGGACTGTTTATTATTAACTTAATAAGTTTATGTTATAGAGTAATTAAAATAATTATAGCTACTAAAACATTAGAAAGCTTTTGGATGCTACAAATTATTGTTATAAAAATGATTTTAAATCAAGTAGAAGTTATTACTATTCTTTCACCAAATAACATTTTTTGGATTCTTTATGTCTATATAGCTTTTTCATCTGCTGTTTGGTATAGGCGGCTATGTCACAATCAGCCAGCTATATAG
- a CDS encoding type IV toxin-antitoxin system AbiEi family antitoxin, translating to MQPKHPWLQKCIQKLEELPQIETTTTIEPFLENTLADGLLTIYTPHSQVKYIVEIKAPITLNTVDSNINYINHLKQKLNNDQRTLLITDTLSDAVVDFLLENNIEFIDTTGNIYLNNSSLYILVRGSSTQNKKSLSAHKITTSTLKVAYAILQDPIILQYPNFEVISHVAGVDSQTVKLSNVAGVDFQTVKRSLETLYQLNYLQRQRNGRYRIENYTKLLERWEMGYIENLRPELLIGTFSHRENINIDFNDISKQILEIAQNQEIIIGGELGAAILTGYLKPISMTIHIPEEYNYRVITTMFRLKPDPKGNIIIFKQFGNNNQPKYDSSEPVADPLLIHAELCLYPDERLKETAKRLYEKYILIRQKIAETV from the coding sequence ATGCAACCTAAGCATCCTTGGCTACAAAAATGTATACAAAAGCTGGAAGAATTACCCCAGATAGAGACAACAACAACTATAGAACCTTTTTTAGAAAATACTCTTGCAGATGGATTATTAACTATTTATACGCCTCACAGCCAGGTCAAATATATTGTCGAAATTAAAGCTCCCATTACTTTAAACACTGTTGATTCAAACATTAATTATATCAATCATTTGAAGCAAAAACTTAATAATGATCAGAGAACATTGCTAATTACAGACACACTTTCTGATGCAGTTGTGGATTTTTTGCTAGAAAACAATATTGAATTTATTGACACTACAGGTAATATTTACCTTAACAATTCATCACTATATATTTTAGTTAGAGGTAGTTCAACACAAAACAAAAAATCACTATCTGCTCATAAAATTACTACCAGCACCCTAAAAGTTGCTTATGCTATACTTCAAGATCCAATTATTTTACAATATCCTAATTTTGAAGTAATATCACACGTTGCAGGTGTTGACTCTCAGACTGTAAAACTATCAAACGTTGCAGGTGTTGACTTTCAAACTGTAAAACGCAGTCTCGAAACTTTGTATCAACTGAATTATTTGCAGCGTCAACGAAATGGAAGATATAGAATTGAAAATTACACAAAACTTTTAGAAAGATGGGAAATGGGGTATATAGAAAATTTGCGTCCAGAACTTTTAATAGGGACATTTAGCCATAGAGAAAATATAAATATAGATTTTAACGATATATCGAAACAAATACTAGAAATAGCCCAAAATCAAGAAATTATAATTGGAGGAGAATTAGGCGCTGCAATTCTCACAGGTTATTTAAAACCTATCAGCATGACTATTCATATTCCTGAAGAATATAATTATCGTGTGATAACAACTATGTTCCGTCTCAAACCAGATCCCAAGGGTAATATTATCATTTTTAAGCAATTTGGGAATAACAATCAACCTAAATATGACTCATCTGAACCTGTAGCAGACCCGTTACTTATTCATGCAGAATTGTGTTTATATCCAGATGAAAGACTAAAAGAAACAGCTAAACGTCTCTATGAAAAATATATTCTCATCAGACAAAAAATAGCCGAAACCGTATAA